A window of Mucilaginibacter sp. PAMC 26640 contains these coding sequences:
- a CDS encoding alpha-1,6-mannanase, whose product MIKLTCILNIGIFISTMNCVDAQTVYPKEHSSAFKSVVDEHYGSKADLAYESFNTAFYNPEAKLYYSTTKKAGVAAIWTQAVYWDMAMDVYERRKTPDQLKLIEDIYQGNYKEYDGYNWNNKTKWFIYDDIMWWVVALARANKLTGKAIYLEKAKQGFDHVWAGSYDPVDCGMFWDFKHSGKNSCINFPTVIAAIRLYTITGDTSYLNKAKLIYGWSRNNLVDSQTGQVFDNKIRKNPPGGQDYTYNSGTAIGAAFALYKATSKATYLNDAKLYTNYVKNILCTNAILPAEASFNEQGVLKSIFAQYVMQLIKEGGQTQYLPWIQTNINTGWKNRDTKRNLTYRDYRIICPEGEISSYDASSIVTFMQLCPPVN is encoded by the coding sequence ATGATTAAATTAACTTGTATTTTAAATATTGGCATTTTCATCAGCACTATGAATTGTGTTGATGCGCAAACTGTTTATCCGAAAGAACATTCATCAGCTTTCAAATCAGTTGTCGATGAACATTACGGCAGTAAAGCAGACCTTGCCTATGAATCTTTCAACACTGCTTTTTATAACCCTGAAGCTAAACTGTACTACAGTACAACAAAAAAGGCAGGCGTGGCTGCTATTTGGACGCAAGCCGTATACTGGGATATGGCTATGGACGTGTACGAACGAAGAAAAACCCCTGATCAATTAAAACTGATCGAGGATATTTATCAAGGTAATTACAAAGAATACGATGGCTATAATTGGAACAATAAAACCAAATGGTTTATTTATGACGATATAATGTGGTGGGTAGTTGCTTTAGCCAGAGCTAATAAATTAACTGGTAAAGCAATCTATTTGGAAAAAGCCAAACAGGGCTTTGATCATGTGTGGGCCGGATCATATGACCCTGTAGACTGCGGGATGTTTTGGGATTTTAAACACAGTGGTAAAAATTCTTGTATTAACTTCCCAACTGTGATAGCGGCTATCAGGTTATATACCATTACAGGGGATACAAGTTATCTTAATAAAGCCAAACTAATTTATGGCTGGTCCAGGAATAATTTAGTTGACAGCCAAACAGGTCAAGTATTTGATAACAAAATTAGGAAAAATCCCCCGGGAGGCCAAGATTATACGTATAATTCGGGCACGGCCATTGGTGCAGCATTTGCATTGTATAAAGCAACATCCAAGGCAACTTACCTAAATGATGCAAAGCTTTACACAAATTACGTTAAAAATATTTTGTGCACAAATGCTATCCTACCCGCCGAAGCAAGCTTCAATGAACAAGGTGTGTTAAAATCAATTTTTGCACAATATGTAATGCAGTTAATTAAGGAGGGGGGGCAAACACAGTACTTGCCGTGGATACAAACCAACATAAATACCGGTTGGAAGAACCGGGACACTAAAAGAAATTTAACATATCGTGATTACCGTATAATTTGCCCTGAAGGCGAAATTTCCTCATACGATGCCAGCAGTATTGTAACGTTTATGCAACTCTGCCCACCGGTCAATTAA
- a CDS encoding beta-galactosidase, giving the protein MKKITLCLSLLLSAYLQANAQQGDWHLIKNRIITPWAEKVDPKAPLPEYPRPQMVRGNWQNLNGLWNYTIVPKAQKSPATYPGKILVPFAVESSISGVGKTVGKDSMLWYKTSITLNNALKGKDVLLHFGAVDWRTEVFVNGKSAGTHEGGFDPFSFNITPYLKSGKQDITVSVWDPTDDGPQPRGKQVNKPEGIWYTPVTGIWQTVWLEGVAKTHIAATKQTPNIDDKTLTISAEVANVLPGDKLKITALDGATVVDQKTVEAGATAILTIQNQKLWSTTDPFLYNLKVVVTRNNKEIDEVKSYFAMRKISLAPDANGIQRMMLNDKFVFQYGPLDQGWWPDGLYTAPTEEAMIYDIDQLKAMGFNMIRKHIKVEPARYYTYCDKMGMLLWQDMPSGDLGNGWENRPGVLDRATDQARTAESEGYYRKEWKAIMTALHNYPSIVVWTPFNEAWGQFKTVEISEWTMKNDPSRLVNSASGGNFYTTGHIVDLHNYPNPAMPSPDIFGKTRAVVLGEFGGLGWPVDGHNWQSNKNWGYQNFKNGDDLFKKYVTFTNRLQELIKLGLSAAVYTQTTDVEGEVNGFITYDRKFIKMQVEKLRQENLKLYNPEFSK; this is encoded by the coding sequence ATGAAGAAAATTACACTCTGTTTATCGCTGTTACTTTCCGCGTATTTGCAAGCCAATGCCCAGCAGGGTGACTGGCACCTCATTAAGAATAGGATCATAACGCCATGGGCCGAAAAGGTTGACCCTAAAGCCCCGTTGCCTGAATACCCAAGGCCGCAAATGGTAAGGGGAAACTGGCAAAATTTAAATGGCTTGTGGAACTATACAATCGTTCCTAAAGCTCAAAAATCCCCGGCAACGTATCCCGGTAAAATATTAGTGCCATTTGCGGTAGAATCGTCAATATCAGGCGTTGGCAAAACAGTTGGTAAGGATAGCATGCTTTGGTATAAAACCAGCATAACGCTTAACAATGCACTTAAAGGTAAAGATGTATTACTGCATTTTGGTGCGGTAGACTGGCGTACAGAAGTTTTTGTTAATGGCAAAAGCGCAGGCACTCACGAGGGCGGCTTTGATCCGTTCTCATTTAATATTACCCCATATTTAAAGTCTGGTAAGCAGGATATCACCGTAAGCGTTTGGGACCCGACAGATGATGGCCCGCAGCCGCGTGGTAAACAGGTAAACAAACCTGAAGGCATTTGGTACACACCTGTTACCGGAATATGGCAAACGGTTTGGTTAGAAGGCGTTGCAAAAACGCATATAGCCGCTACTAAACAAACACCAAATATCGACGATAAGACACTTACTATATCTGCTGAAGTAGCAAATGTTTTACCTGGTGATAAACTTAAAATAACTGCTTTAGACGGTGCCACCGTGGTGGATCAAAAAACGGTTGAAGCAGGCGCTACCGCAATTTTAACTATTCAAAACCAAAAGTTGTGGTCAACTACTGATCCTTTCCTTTACAATTTGAAGGTCGTAGTAACGCGCAACAACAAAGAGATTGATGAGGTGAAAAGCTATTTCGCCATGCGCAAAATTTCATTAGCTCCCGATGCAAACGGCATCCAGAGGATGATGCTTAATGATAAATTCGTGTTCCAATATGGCCCGCTTGATCAGGGATGGTGGCCCGATGGTTTATATACCGCCCCAACAGAAGAAGCAATGATTTATGATATAGATCAGTTAAAGGCAATGGGCTTTAACATGATCCGCAAGCACATTAAAGTTGAGCCGGCACGTTACTATACCTATTGCGATAAAATGGGCATGTTGCTCTGGCAGGATATGCCAAGCGGCGATTTAGGTAACGGCTGGGAAAATCGCCCGGGGGTATTGGACCGTGCTACTGATCAGGCGCGTACTGCCGAATCTGAAGGTTACTACCGCAAGGAATGGAAAGCGATAATGACAGCGCTGCATAACTATCCATCCATTGTAGTTTGGACACCGTTTAACGAAGCCTGGGGTCAGTTTAAAACAGTAGAAATTTCCGAGTGGACAATGAAAAATGACCCGTCGCGATTGGTAAACAGTGCCAGCGGGGGTAATTTTTACACCACGGGCCACATTGTAGATCTGCATAACTACCCTAATCCTGCTATGCCAAGCCCGGATATTTTTGGCAAAACAAGAGCTGTAGTATTGGGAGAATTTGGTGGTTTAGGCTGGCCGGTTGATGGGCATAACTGGCAATCCAACAAAAATTGGGGTTACCAGAACTTTAAAAATGGTGATGACCTCTTTAAAAAATATGTCACTTTTACAAACAGGCTCCAGGAATTGATCAAGCTTGGTTTATCGGCAGCTGTTTACACACAAACAACGGATGTGGAAGGCGAAGTAAACGGATTTATTACATACGATCGTAAGTTTATTAAAATGCAGGTAGAGAAGTTACGCCAGGAGAACCTGAAATTATATAACCCGGAGTTTTCAAAATAA
- a CDS encoding sodium transporter, which translates to MNSLSTRDYIVFFIYFIIVSSYGYWIYRRKHNADATSKDYFLAEGSLTWWAIGASLIASNISAEQFIGTSGSAFKMGLAISTYEWMAAATLVIVAVFFIPIYLKNKIFTMPQFLNQRYNGTVAMVMAIFWLLLYIVVNLMSILYLGALAISGISGLDINLCISLLAIFAVFITLGGMKVIGYTDVIQVAVLIIGGLAATYIGLGELTKNTADHSILAGLRTLHNEASDHFHMIFKKDNPNYMDLPGLSVLIGGMWIVNLNYWGCNQYITQRALGANLKTARGGILFAAFLKLLMPVIVVLPGIAAYVLHERGMFQQEMLSSKGVIDYNKAYPTLLNLLPTGLKGLSFAALTAAIVASLAGKANSIATIFTLDIYKKAINPQATDRNLVNLGKISVVVAMALGVIMSLVIGEQLMGEGKQGFQYIQEYTGFVSPGIFAMFILGFFWKKASSNAALFATIGGFVFSVVFKFLPYYANLAFLSPYGFSKLNDKNVYEIPFIDRMGFVFLICVIGMYIISKIDESKGVKTNGLEIDASMFKTSRAFTAGTLIIGGIIVALYSFFW; encoded by the coding sequence ATGAACTCCTTATCCACCCGCGATTATATCGTATTTTTTATCTATTTCATCATCGTATCATCTTACGGTTACTGGATCTACAGACGAAAGCATAATGCCGATGCCACCTCTAAAGATTATTTCCTGGCCGAAGGATCACTTACCTGGTGGGCCATTGGTGCATCACTTATCGCCTCAAATATCTCGGCAGAGCAATTTATCGGCACCAGTGGATCGGCATTTAAAATGGGCCTGGCTATTTCTACTTACGAATGGATGGCTGCTGCCACCCTTGTTATTGTAGCTGTATTTTTTATCCCCATTTATCTGAAGAATAAAATCTTCACCATGCCGCAATTCCTGAATCAGCGGTACAACGGAACCGTAGCGATGGTAATGGCAATATTTTGGCTGCTGCTTTACATCGTTGTAAACCTAATGTCTATCCTTTATTTGGGAGCTTTGGCTATTAGTGGCATATCTGGCCTGGATATTAATTTATGTATCAGCCTGCTGGCAATATTCGCTGTTTTTATTACACTCGGTGGTATGAAGGTTATTGGTTATACCGATGTGATACAGGTAGCGGTGCTAATTATAGGCGGTTTAGCAGCCACTTATATCGGTTTAGGCGAACTAACTAAAAACACGGCAGACCATTCTATTTTGGCAGGTTTAAGAACCTTACATAACGAAGCCAGCGACCATTTTCACATGATCTTTAAGAAGGATAACCCAAACTATATGGATCTTCCTGGTCTTTCTGTGCTGATTGGCGGTATGTGGATTGTGAATTTAAATTACTGGGGCTGTAACCAATACATTACACAACGGGCACTGGGTGCTAACCTCAAAACTGCCCGCGGAGGAATTTTATTCGCGGCATTTTTAAAATTGTTGATGCCGGTAATTGTGGTGTTACCTGGTATTGCCGCCTATGTGTTGCATGAACGGGGGATGTTTCAACAGGAAATGCTGAGCTCAAAAGGCGTTATCGATTACAATAAGGCTTACCCTACCCTTTTAAATCTACTGCCTACCGGATTAAAGGGATTGTCATTTGCGGCGCTTACAGCAGCTATTGTGGCATCTCTGGCTGGTAAGGCCAACAGCATTGCAACCATCTTCACGTTAGATATCTACAAAAAAGCCATTAATCCACAAGCTACCGATAGAAATTTGGTAAACCTGGGTAAAATTTCCGTTGTTGTAGCCATGGCACTGGGTGTAATTATGTCATTGGTGATCGGCGAGCAGCTGATGGGCGAAGGCAAGCAAGGTTTCCAATACATTCAGGAGTATACCGGTTTTGTGTCGCCGGGTATTTTTGCCATGTTTATTCTTGGGTTCTTCTGGAAAAAGGCCTCATCAAACGCGGCACTTTTTGCTACCATCGGCGGGTTTGTATTTTCGGTAGTTTTTAAATTTTTGCCATACTATGCAAACCTGGCTTTCCTTTCGCCTTACGGTTTCTCTAAACTGAACGACAAAAATGTATATGAAATTCCGTTTATCGACAGGATGGGCTTCGTGTTCCTCATCTGTGTTATTGGCATGTACATCATTTCTAAAATTGACGAGTCCAAAGGTGTTAAAACCAACGGGCTTGAAATTGATGCATCCATGTTCAAAACATCCCGTGCATTTACTGCCGGTACACTCATCATCGGTGGTATTATCGTAGCGTTGTACTCATTCTTCTGGTAA
- a CDS encoding hydroperoxidase (has catalase and peroxidase activities), producing the protein MQDKPQHGISGGDNQPGDASNCPFLNGALEQSAGSGTRNRDWWPKQLKLNILRQHSALTNPMGSDFNYAEAFKSLDLAAVKQDLNVLMTDSQDWWPADFGHYGGLFIRMAWHSAGTYRIGDGRGGAGAGLQRFAPLNSWPDNVSLDKARRLLWPIKQKYGNKISWADLMILAGNVALDSMGFKTFGFGGGRADVWEADESVYWGAETTWLGNDKRYANGQEGVEGHGVLVSDEDADGQIHDRILEQPLGAAHMGLIYVNPEGPDGIPDPVLSARDIRETFGRMAMNDEETVALIAGGHSFGKTHGASTSEHVDKEPEAAGLELQGFGWANTFGAGKGPDTITSGLEVTWTTTPTQWSNNYFENLFGFEWELTKSPGGAHQWVAKDAEEIIPDAYDSAKKHRPTMLTSDIALRADPAYEAISRRFLNDHEAFADAFARAWYKLTHRDMGPVTRYLGADVPQEELLWQDPLPAVEHQLIDDNDIASLKSTILASGLSVSELVGTAWASASTFRGSDKRGGANGARIRLAPQRNWRVNNPTQLQKVLGILEGIQNDFNGAQNSGKKVSLADLIVLAGNAGVEKAAADGGNTVTVPFTAGRADASQEKTDVESFGYLEPIADGFRNYNKGRSNSSTEDLLIDKAQLLNLTAPELTVLMGGLKVININFDGSNKGVLTSTPGKLTNDYFVNLLDMATSWKATGVDKELYQGSNRITGETKWTGTRADLVFGSNAELRAIAEVYAASDAKEKFVADFVAAWTKIMNADRFDLK; encoded by the coding sequence ATGCAAGACAAACCACAGCACGGCATTTCAGGCGGCGACAATCAGCCTGGCGATGCAAGCAATTGCCCCTTTTTAAACGGTGCGCTTGAGCAAAGCGCAGGCAGCGGTACCCGCAACCGCGATTGGTGGCCAAAACAATTAAAACTTAATATACTTCGTCAACACTCGGCGTTAACTAACCCGATGGGCAGCGATTTTAATTATGCAGAAGCCTTTAAAAGCCTTGATTTAGCGGCTGTAAAACAAGATCTGAATGTATTGATGACGGACTCGCAAGATTGGTGGCCGGCAGATTTTGGCCACTATGGTGGTTTATTCATCCGTATGGCTTGGCATAGTGCCGGCACTTACCGTATAGGCGATGGCCGCGGTGGCGCAGGTGCTGGTTTGCAGCGTTTCGCACCGCTTAACAGCTGGCCTGATAACGTGAGCCTGGATAAGGCCCGCCGGTTGCTTTGGCCTATCAAGCAAAAATATGGCAACAAAATTTCCTGGGCCGATCTGATGATCCTTGCCGGTAATGTTGCACTGGATTCAATGGGCTTTAAAACCTTTGGTTTCGGTGGTGGCCGTGCCGATGTTTGGGAAGCGGATGAATCAGTTTACTGGGGTGCCGAAACTACCTGGCTGGGTAACGATAAGCGTTATGCAAATGGCCAGGAAGGTGTTGAGGGGCACGGCGTGCTGGTATCTGATGAGGATGCCGACGGGCAGATCCACGACCGTATCCTGGAACAACCGCTTGGAGCAGCGCACATGGGCTTAATTTATGTGAACCCTGAAGGACCGGATGGTATTCCTGACCCGGTTTTGTCGGCAAGGGACATTCGCGAAACCTTTGGCCGTATGGCTATGAACGACGAAGAAACCGTTGCCCTGATAGCAGGCGGCCACAGCTTTGGTAAAACACACGGTGCATCCACATCAGAGCATGTAGATAAAGAGCCGGAAGCGGCAGGCCTGGAACTGCAGGGCTTTGGCTGGGCAAATACATTCGGAGCTGGCAAGGGGCCGGATACCATCACCAGCGGACTGGAAGTAACCTGGACCACTACCCCAACTCAGTGGAGCAATAACTATTTCGAAAACCTGTTTGGCTTTGAATGGGAACTGACCAAGAGCCCGGGCGGCGCACACCAATGGGTGGCTAAGGATGCCGAAGAGATCATCCCGGATGCTTACGATAGTGCAAAAAAGCACCGCCCAACCATGCTTACTTCCGATATTGCCCTACGGGCAGACCCGGCGTACGAAGCAATCTCACGCCGCTTTTTAAATGATCACGAAGCTTTTGCAGATGCGTTTGCACGTGCCTGGTATAAACTAACCCACCGCGACATGGGCCCCGTTACCCGCTACCTCGGTGCCGATGTACCGCAGGAAGAACTGCTTTGGCAGGACCCACTTCCGGCCGTAGAACATCAATTAATTGACGACAATGATATAGCAAGCCTTAAATCAACCATTCTGGCTTCCGGACTCAGTGTATCCGAATTGGTAGGTACTGCCTGGGCATCTGCTTCTACCTTCCGGGGATCTGATAAACGCGGTGGTGCAAATGGTGCGCGTATCCGTTTAGCGCCGCAGCGTAACTGGCGGGTAAACAACCCAACCCAGCTGCAAAAGGTGCTGGGCATACTGGAAGGCATCCAGAATGATTTCAACGGCGCACAGAATAGCGGCAAAAAAGTATCTCTTGCCGATCTGATTGTGCTGGCAGGTAATGCAGGTGTAGAAAAAGCTGCTGCTGATGGTGGCAACACCGTCACCGTTCCATTTACTGCGGGCCGTGCAGATGCTTCACAGGAGAAAACGGACGTGGAATCTTTCGGTTACCTGGAACCTATTGCTGATGGCTTCCGTAACTATAATAAAGGCCGTTCCAATTCTTCTACAGAAGATTTGCTGATAGATAAGGCACAATTACTCAACCTTACCGCGCCGGAATTAACCGTCCTGATGGGTGGCCTGAAGGTCATCAACATCAACTTCGATGGATCCAACAAAGGCGTGCTTACCTCTACCCCTGGCAAGCTAACTAACGACTACTTTGTTAACCTGCTGGATATGGCAACCAGCTGGAAGGCGACAGGAGTGGACAAGGAACTATACCAGGGTAGTAACCGTATAACCGGCGAAACCAAATGGACCGGCACCCGTGCCGACCTGGTTTTCGGGTCTAATGCCGAGCTTCGTGCTATTGCAGAAGTTTACGCCGCTTCAGATGCCAAAGAAAAGTTCGTAGCGGACTTCGTAGCTGCCTGGACCAAAATAATGAATGCTGACCGTTTCGATCTGAAATAG
- a CDS encoding carbohydrate kinase yields the protein MLLLGVDVGTSSVKVSVVDAEKQQVIASAQYPDHEAAIISLQTGWAEQSPEMWWQHTGKAIALCHKRGGYNPQDIAAIGIAYQMHGLVLVDKNKRVLRNSIIWCDSRAVEIGDKAFEDIGHETCLSHMLNSPGNFTASKLAWVKKNEPEIYGKIDKVMLPGDYIAMKLTGEITTSASAMSEGIFFDFQFNGLSKDILDYFDFDDSLFPVVKPVFSSHGRITAEVAAALQLNAGTPVTYKAGDQPNNALSLNVLNPGEVAATAGTSGVIYGVSDQLTYDQQSRVNTFAHVNYTNERRRLGLLLCINGTGSLYRWVKNSFAPHISYQQMNAEAQKAPPGSNGLRVLPFGNGAERMLNNKQVGAHLHHIDLNLHSPAHIYRAAQEGIACAFRYGLDIMRGNGMNPTVIRAGRTNMFLSDLFTQTFVNSTGVPVELFNNDGSLGAAIGAGIGAEIFASAAEAFSNTRSVAYVEPVIGSFEEIYADWKMILEQHLSSF from the coding sequence ATGCTGCTACTGGGCGTTGATGTGGGTACTTCTTCGGTGAAAGTAAGTGTAGTTGATGCTGAAAAGCAGCAGGTTATTGCATCGGCGCAATACCCTGATCACGAGGCGGCTATAATATCGCTGCAAACCGGCTGGGCCGAGCAATCGCCGGAGATGTGGTGGCAGCATACCGGCAAGGCTATAGCTTTGTGCCATAAAAGAGGCGGCTATAACCCCCAAGATATTGCTGCTATAGGTATTGCCTACCAGATGCATGGACTGGTTTTAGTTGATAAAAACAAGCGTGTATTACGAAACAGCATTATATGGTGCGACAGCAGGGCGGTAGAAATAGGTGATAAAGCTTTTGAAGACATTGGGCATGAGACCTGTTTATCGCATATGCTTAATTCTCCGGGCAATTTTACGGCTTCTAAACTGGCATGGGTAAAGAAAAACGAACCGGAAATTTACGGTAAAATTGATAAAGTAATGCTGCCAGGCGATTATATTGCCATGAAGCTAACGGGTGAGATCACAACTTCCGCGTCCGCTATGTCTGAGGGCATCTTTTTCGATTTCCAGTTCAATGGACTATCTAAGGATATTTTAGATTACTTCGATTTTGATGATAGCCTGTTCCCGGTGGTGAAACCCGTTTTTTCATCTCACGGCAGGATCACAGCAGAAGTGGCTGCAGCTTTACAATTGAATGCCGGCACTCCGGTAACTTATAAAGCAGGTGATCAGCCCAACAACGCCTTGTCGCTTAATGTGCTAAATCCGGGCGAGGTTGCAGCCACCGCTGGCACTTCCGGTGTTATTTACGGTGTTAGCGACCAGCTTACTTACGATCAGCAATCGCGGGTTAATACGTTTGCACATGTCAACTACACCAATGAGCGCCGCAGGCTCGGCTTATTGTTATGCATTAACGGCACAGGAAGCTTATACCGCTGGGTAAAAAATAGTTTCGCCCCCCATATTAGCTACCAGCAAATGAATGCTGAAGCACAAAAAGCTCCGCCAGGTAGCAACGGCCTACGGGTTTTGCCCTTCGGCAATGGTGCGGAGCGGATGCTGAATAATAAGCAAGTAGGGGCTCATCTTCATCATATTGATCTTAACCTGCATTCGCCCGCTCATATTTACCGGGCTGCACAGGAGGGCATTGCCTGTGCTTTTAGATACGGACTGGATATTATGCGCGGGAATGGGATGAATCCTACGGTTATCCGTGCAGGTAGAACAAATATGTTCCTGAGCGATTTGTTCACGCAGACTTTTGTTAACAGCACGGGCGTACCCGTTGAGCTTTTTAATAACGATGGTAGCCTGGGTGCAGCTATAGGCGCCGGTATAGGAGCGGAAATTTTCGCATCTGCCGCAGAAGCCTTTAGCAATACCAGGTCCGTGGCTTATGTTGAGCCGGTTATAGGTTCATTTGAGGAGATATATGCAGATTGGAAAATGATACTGGAGCAACACTTGTCCAGCTTTTAA